ACCACTACCCGGATGATGTTCCGCAGCAGGGCCGGGACCGGGAACTCCTTTCCCCGGATCGAGAAGGAACGCAGCAAAAGCATCTCCAGGAGGTTGACGGCCAGGAGGGTAGCCCAGAAGAGGTACCAGCCCGCCCGGTAGGAGGGGGCGGGCGGGACGATGCCGCAGCCGGGGAGGACGGCCCGGAAGAGAGGCCAGCTGACGAGGAGCACGGCCAGGGGGAAGACCACCCCGGCGCCGGCCCGGATTTTGCGGCGGACCAGAACCGTGATCGCGGCCGCGGCCAGAAAAGCCAGGCCGAACCCTCCCAGGCCGGAAAGAAGCACGACGATCTTACCGAGCAGGCTCATGGCGCCCCCCTTTCAATTCGAACTCCATCCCCGCCCGGGCGAAAGCCGCGCCCGGGAAAAGCTCCCGGGCTTCCAGCTCCCGGGCCATGAGGATCTCGTCCACGCTCTCGGGAGAGTGGTGAATGATCATGGTCCGGCGAGCGCCGATGACCTGGCCCAGGGCGCAGGCTCCATCCCAGGTGTTGTGCCCCCACCCTTTCCGGACTTCGTACTCTTCCTCGCTGTAGGCTCCGTCGATCAGGGCCAGGTCCGGGTACCCCCCCCGGGTGGCCAGGCTCCGGAACAGTTCCTTCTCTTCCGGGGAGGACTCTCCGTACTCGAAGTCGGTGGCGAAGAGAAAGCTGGAGCCGGTGGCGGGCTCTTCCACCCGGTAGGCGAACCCTCCCCCGGGGTGGTGGACCGGGACCCAGCGCACCCGCAGGCCGCCGTACTCCAGGGGAGCGTCGAGTCCCAACGGGGGAAGATCGATGAACTCGACCCGGGCCGGGGCGGCCGTGGCCGAGACCGGCCAGAACGGCTGGGCCAGGAAGCGGGAGAAGACTTCGGCGACCCCGAACCCGCCCGGACGCGGGGAAGCCACCCTGATCTCCCAGTCATCCCGCATCAGGGGCGGAAAGGCGGGGAACCCGATCAGGTGGTCGAGGTGGTAGTGGGTGAGGAGGATGAGAACCTGGTCGCGGGAGCCTTCCGCCAGGGCCGCGCCCATTTCCCTGAGCCCCGACCCGGCGTCGAGGGCCAGGGCCTCCCCCTTTCCCCCCTCCACCAGGATGGAGGTCGTCTCCCCCCCGTAGAGCATGTACTCCGCCCCGGTGACCGGACTGGTGCCCCGTACTCCGTAGATCCGCACTTTCATGGTTTTCCCCGTTACTTGTTTTCTAAATTCCAGACCCCGTCCCAGGCCCCTTTCCCGGAGGCCAGTTCGCGGCAGCGGGCGAGGTAGACCGCGGCCGCCGGATCGTTCGGCAGCCCTTCGAATATCCCCGCCGCCCCCGCCCAATCCCCGGCCCGGCAGAGTTCCAGCCCCCGGGCAAAGGCCTCCGCCCGGGGGGCGGCGGCGGCGCCGGTGTCGCCCAGGGGTTCGTAGACGCGCACGGGTTCGCGCCGCCCGACCACGCGCAGGTCTCCCAGTTCCCGACCCGGGAAGACCCCGCCGGTTTTTTCCCAGGTGAAGGCCGAGACCATGATGAAGGTCCCGAAAGCCTTGTTCGCCCCTTCCAGGCGCGAAGCCAGGTTGGCGGCGTCGCCGAGCACGGTGTAGTCGAACCGCTCCCGGGAACCCATGTTTCCCACCACCACTTCCCCGGTGTTGAGACCGATGCGCATTTTCAGAAGCGCCCCGTAACGCTCCCGCAGCGTCTCCCGGATCCCGTCGAGCCGCGCCTGACAGCGCACCGCCGCCCGCACCGCCCGAACGGCATGGTCTTCCTGCTCCAGGGGAGCGTTCCAGAAAGCGATGATCGCGTCCCCCTCGTACTTGTCCAGGGTCCCCCCCTCTTCGAGGATGATGTCGGTCATCTCCGAAAGATAGTCGTTCAGAAGCCCCGTCAGCTCCACCGGCCCGAGCTTTTCCGAAAACGTCGAAAATCCCTGGAGGTCGGAGAAAAAGATGGTCAGTTCCCTGCGCTCGCCGCCCAGGGTAAGCCGCCCCGGGTCCTCCAGGAGCTTCTCCACCACCTCGGGGCTGAGATAATGCCGGAACGCGCTCTTGATGAAGGCCTTCTGCCGGCCTTCGGTGGCGTAGCGGTAGACCATGCCCCCGAAGAGGGCGAGAACGGCCCCCGCTTCCGGGGCGACGATGGGCCAGACGTAGCCCGCCCGGTAGGCCGCGAACCCGGCGATCCAGGGAAGGGGCAGCACGACGGCGCAGACGACGACGCTCCGGGACGCTTTGCGGGACCGGGAAACGAGGAGACCGGCGATCAGCGCCAGGACGATCGATCCGGCGGCGGTCAGCGCCGGCGGAGTTTCGCGCAGGAACCCCCCCGCCAGCAGGTTGTCGAGCATGACCGCGTGGACGAGCACGCCGGGAGCGACCGGAGATACCGGCGTCGCCCTCAGGTCGAGAAGACCTCCGGCGCTGAAACCGAAGAGAACGTAGCGGTCGCGGAAAAATTCCGGATCCAGCTCCGGCGGTTCCCCTCCCTGGATCAGGGCCTCGGACCGGATCACCGCCGCCGCCGAGACGGGGCGGTAGACCTCAGTTCCTCCCGGGTAGCGCAGAACCGCCTTGCCCTCCCCGTCCAGCGGTATCCGCGCCTCCCCCAGCCGCAGGACCCCGGCGGCGTAGGCCGGGACCGTTTCCGGAACGGGGACCAGATAGGCCCCCAGCCCCAGGGAAGCGACCGGCTCCCCGCCCAGGAACGCAACCGGGGCCGCCCGGCGGAAGACGGAGTCCTGGTCGGGGAACTCGGTGACGTTGGCCAGCAGCCGGCAGGCCGCGGCGTACTCGGGGATGGGGATCGTCGCCGACCGGAACCGCGGCCGGGAACGGGCCGCGAGCGCTTCCCAGCCTTCGCCCCTCAGCGGCACCCCCGGCAGACCCTCGGGGAAAACGGAGGCGGCCGCCGTGTCCCGGGAGAGGGAGAGCGCCCCCACCACCGGAGGTTGGCCGGCGGCGACGGCTTCGACCAGGCGCAGATCGTCCCCCACGCTCCAGACCGAGGGCTCGGTGTAGAGAACGTCGAGGGCCGCCACCCGGGCTCCGGAGCGTCCCAGAAACGCCAGCACGGCCCCGTAGACCTCGCGGGGCCAGGGCCAGGCCCAGCCGTTCTCGTTCTTGCCCCAGTCCAGGCTCTTCTGGTCGAGCAGGACCAGTCGGATGCGGTCCGTGGCCGGCGACGGCGCGGCAAACAGACGCTCCCGCCAGTCCCAGGTTGCGTCTTCCCAACGCTGGAGGGGGCCGGCCGCTTCCAGGACGACGGCCAGCGCCCCCCCGGCCAGTCCGATCAGGAACCCGGCCGCGAGTTTTTTCCGTTTCCCTCCCGCCACCCGACGTCCTCTTCCCGGGGTCAAACCCCGCCCATGGAGTCTTCGAAGCGCTTCCGCCGCACCGGCGGCGGCGAAACCGGGGGAACCGCCGCCAGCTCGCTCTTGATGTCCTCGATCCGATCCTCGGGGTCCGGATGGGTTTTTCCGAAGCCGAGGTCCCCGGGCTCGACCTCTTTATCCATCTGGGCGAGCATGCTGGCCAGGGCCCGCGGATCGTAGCCGACCCGCTTCAGGATGACGATGGCGCTGGCGTCGGCCTCGCTCTCGGCGGAACGGGCATACCCGCTGTTCATCATGGTGGAGGTGATGTCGCCGATGCTTCCCTCGAAGGCGTCGGTCAGTTCCGCCAGTTCCTCTCCCCCGAAGGACCGCGCCGACTCCGCGGCCAGGATGTTGAGGGCGCTGGTCAGGCGGCCGCTCTTGATCGCCTTGAGGCCGTGCTCGTTCTGGACGTGGCCGATTTCATGGGCCAGCACCGCGGCCAGCTCGTCTTCGTTCCGGCAGAGGCCGACCATGCCCCGGGAGATGAAGATGAACCCGCCGGGGGCGGCGAAGGCGTTGATCTCGTCGGTGTCGAGGAGGAGGAAATGGTAGCCGCCGAAGGTCTCCGGCTTATCCGAAGCCGCGGCCAGGGTCTGCCCCAGTTCGTTGAGGTAACGGTTGGCATCGGAGTCGTCGTAGACGGAGTAGGTGCTGAGGACCGTCGCCCCCACCGCCCGGCCGATGTAATACTCCTGCTCGGGGGTGATGTCCTCGAAGGTCTTCGCCACCGCCTTGGAACTGCGCCGCAGGGATTCGGCCTGCTCGGGGCTCATGGTCCCGGTCGACTCCCCCACGGTGGCGCCGACGTCGCCCAGGCTTTCCAGGGCCTTGCATCCGCCCGCCAGAAGCGGGGCCGCGGCCGCCAGGACCGCCAGCAAACGCAGCGGCGCCTTCATCGAGCACCTCCCCCGATCATGGTCACGCCGCCTTCGCGGAGAAACCGCTCCATCTGCTCGGGGGTGACGACGAATTTCTCCATCCGGTCGATCCAGGTGAAGTCGATCTCCCGGTTTCGCTCCTTGAACTCGGCTTCGATGTCGGAGTTGAACCCCTTTCCGGCCAGGGCCAGCTCGTCCGCCGTGGCCCCCGTGCCCACGTTGCTCCCGCCCGCCTTGATCTCGATCTCTTCGTCGGTCAGGGCCGAGGAGTGGACCCAGCCTTTCCTCCCTCCCGGGAGGGAGACCAGGGACCAGCCCTGGCTTTCCTCGGTGACCGAAACCCGGTCCCCGTAGTTGAGCGTGGCCACGATCTTTCCCAGGAACGAGGGCCGTTCCCTGATCTGGGCTTCCCTCACCTGGATGTTGAGCAAGTCCGCCGCGGCCGAGCCCGCGGACAGAACCGCGGCGGCAAGCGCGCCGCCCACTATGAGCCCTTTCATTCCTGCACCCCCTGCTGGTTGCTGTCGTTCGTTCGAGAAAGACCCCCGGCGATCTTCACCGCCAGGGCCGCCGTCCTGAGACGGCCTTCCGCCGAACCCGCCGCTTCGGCCGCGTCCAGCGCGGCCGCGGCCGCTCTCAGGGCCTCCCGGCCCCGGCCGGCGGCGGCGAAACTGCGGGCGGCGCGGTAGTACCGCTGCGATGCCCGCCCCGGGTCCTCCGCCCGGAGCCAGGCTTCGCCGGACCGGGTCAGGGTCGCGGCCATCCCCGCGTAATCGCGCTCCAGGCGCTGCCGCTCGGCCCGCTCGTCCCAAAACCCGGCGGCCTCGGGCCACCTTCCGCCGGCGGCCGCCGCCCGCGCGGCCAGGGCGCAGTACTCGGACCGCAGCGGCGAGTCCGGGCCCGGGACTTCGATCTTTTCCCAGACCGGCCCGGGAGGGGCGCCGCTCTCCAGGAGTATGCGCACCCGCAGCAGCTTCGTCTCCTCGCGCTGCTCGGGGGTGGGCTCCCCGGCGCCCGCTTCCAGCGCGTCCAGAGCGGCGGTGGCCCGGCCCGGCTCCCCGGCCTTGAGGGCGACTGCCGCTTCGATCAGGCGCAGGGCCGGAGGCGGTCCGCCCAGGCGCTCCGACTCGATCAGCGACTCGTCGATCAGCTTCAGGGCTTCGCCCGAAGCCCCCTGCGCCGACAGGCAGAGCGCCAGGTTGGCGGCGGCATTCGTCACCGAAGCGGGGTTGTCCGTCAACCACGCCCGGTCCAGGGCCCGGCGGTAGAGCCGCTCCGCGTAATCCCGGTTCCCGGCGGCATAGGCGCGGGCGGCGCTCCGGGCCAGAAGCGCGTACTCGGAATCGAGCGGGGGGCCGGGGTCGGGGGTGGAGCCGCAGCCGACGAAAGCGGCGCCGGCCAGGACGCAGCCGACCGCCCGGAGGATCGCCCCCAGCGCCTTCATCGGCCGTCTCCCGGGGATTCTTCCAGATCCAGGGCCCCGGGCCCCAGGAGCCCGGGGTCCCGGGGGTTGGGCTCGACGTAGCTCCGGATCAGCCAATGGCGCTGCACCGCCTCCAGGAGCCGGCGGGCCTCGTCGAGGGAATCGCGCATCTGCAGGACGGTGCCCGGGGCGTCGTCGACCTCGCCGGATATGGTTTCGACCATCCCCGGCAGGGGCGCCGCCGCCTGCTTCAGCTTCCCCGTGATCTCCCGCAGGTCGGCCACCATCTCCCTCACCTGGGCGGCCATCTCCGGATCGGTCAGGACCGCGCCCGCCGGGCCTTCGCCCTCGGCCAGGGACGCGCTGATGCGCCGGAGGTT
The sequence above is drawn from the bacterium genome and encodes:
- a CDS encoding MBL fold metallo-hydrolase produces the protein MKVRIYGVRGTSPVTGAEYMLYGGETTSILVEGGKGEALALDAGSGLREMGAALAEGSRDQVLILLTHYHLDHLIGFPAFPPLMRDDWEIRVASPRPGGFGVAEVFSRFLAQPFWPVSATAAPARVEFIDLPPLGLDAPLEYGGLRVRWVPVHHPGGGFAYRVEEPATGSSFLFATDFEYGESSPEEKELFRSLATRGGYPDLALIDGAYSEEEYEVRKGWGHNTWDGACALGQVIGARRTMIIHHSPESVDEILMARELEARELFPGAAFARAGMEFELKGGRHEPAR
- a CDS encoding adenylate/guanylate cyclase domain-containing protein, yielding MAGGKRKKLAAGFLIGLAGGALAVVLEAAGPLQRWEDATWDWRERLFAAPSPATDRIRLVLLDQKSLDWGKNENGWAWPWPREVYGAVLAFLGRSGARVAALDVLYTEPSVWSVGDDLRLVEAVAAGQPPVVGALSLSRDTAAASVFPEGLPGVPLRGEGWEALAARSRPRFRSATIPIPEYAAACRLLANVTEFPDQDSVFRRAAPVAFLGGEPVASLGLGAYLVPVPETVPAYAAGVLRLGEARIPLDGEGKAVLRYPGGTEVYRPVSAAAVIRSEALIQGGEPPELDPEFFRDRYVLFGFSAGGLLDLRATPVSPVAPGVLVHAVMLDNLLAGGFLRETPPALTAAGSIVLALIAGLLVSRSRKASRSVVVCAVVLPLPWIAGFAAYRAGYVWPIVAPEAGAVLALFGGMVYRYATEGRQKAFIKSAFRHYLSPEVVEKLLEDPGRLTLGGERRELTIFFSDLQGFSTFSEKLGPVELTGLLNDYLSEMTDIILEEGGTLDKYEGDAIIAFWNAPLEQEDHAVRAVRAAVRCQARLDGIRETLRERYGALLKMRIGLNTGEVVVGNMGSRERFDYTVLGDAANLASRLEGANKAFGTFIMVSAFTWEKTGGVFPGRELGDLRVVGRREPVRVYEPLGDTGAAAAPRAEAFARGLELCRAGDWAGAAGIFEGLPNDPAAAVYLARCRELASGKGAWDGVWNLENK
- a CDS encoding M48 family metallopeptidase; translation: MKAPLRLLAVLAAAAPLLAGGCKALESLGDVGATVGESTGTMSPEQAESLRRSSKAVAKTFEDITPEQEYYIGRAVGATVLSTYSVYDDSDANRYLNELGQTLAAASDKPETFGGYHFLLLDTDEINAFAAPGGFIFISRGMVGLCRNEDELAAVLAHEIGHVQNEHGLKAIKSGRLTSALNILAAESARSFGGEELAELTDAFEGSIGDITSTMMNSGYARSAESEADASAIVILKRVGYDPRALASMLAQMDKEVEPGDLGFGKTHPDPEDRIEDIKSELAAVPPVSPPPVRRKRFEDSMGGV
- a CDS encoding SH3 domain-containing protein, with protein sequence MKGLIVGGALAAAVLSAGSAAADLLNIQVREAQIRERPSFLGKIVATLNYGDRVSVTEESQGWSLVSLPGGRKGWVHSSALTDEEIEIKAGGSNVGTGATADELALAGKGFNSDIEAEFKERNREIDFTWIDRMEKFVVTPEQMERFLREGGVTMIGGGAR